Proteins from one Nicotiana tabacum cultivar K326 chromosome 23, ASM71507v2, whole genome shotgun sequence genomic window:
- the LOC107771697 gene encoding BRCT-containing protein 1-like isoform X1 — translation MISHFNKDSLPDSAVYLNLKFPLKPSGEDCQSPVLQEQRETVSEGNDHSQDRNEAIKSICSNYYDCQDFPPGEGAAGSSKHGPMGFNESESQAFLKQCSCSASGSKKRTWETSYTSVKSKKIKGGHQTDCDLHAKDNSLESDVGISFSAVSKRKCKTDINPSDRLTSRSLEKNAEEAITVNLTYKGHSSPSISSRGTNYRIMLMNIADDNKKANLTKIIGDLGGNVTSDGSVSTHVVTGKVRKTLNFCSALCSGAWILLPSWLKESFRNGKFIDEMPFILRDEDYELKYRTELKGAVLRAKTYPQSLLKGYDICLAAHVHPPVGTLSTIVKSAGGNVIHGLHQVKDDSKTIFVACEEDMDEALSAVKKGIWTFSSDWFMNCIMKQELDLGAPQFAESL, via the exons ATGATTTCTCATTTCAACAAGGACAGCTTACCCGATTCTGCAGTGTATCTAAATTTGAAATTCCCCTTAAAGCCTTCAGGAGAGGATTGCCAATCTCCAGTTCTTCAAGAACAAAGAGAAACTGTGTCTGAGGGAAATGACCATTCCCAGGACAGAAATGAGGCAATTAAAAGCATCTGCTCTAACTACTATG ATTGTCAAGACTTTCCACCTGGAGAAGGTGCTGCTGGGAGCAGCAAGCACGGACCTATGGGATTCAATGAAAGCGAAAGCCAAGCTTTTCTGAAGCAATGTTCTTGTTCAGCATCAGGATCAAAGAAGAGGACTTGGGAAACCTCATACACTTCTgttaaatccaaaaaaataaaggGAGGACATCAAACTGACTGTGACTTGCATGCTAAGGACAATAGTTTAGAAAGTGATGTAGGGATTAGTTTCTCTGCAGTTTCAAAGAGAAAATGTAAGACAGATATTAATCCTAGTGACCGATTAACAAGCCGCTCTCTGGAAAAGAATGCTGAAGAAGCTATAACAGTTAATTTGACATACAAAGGTCACAGTAGCCCAAGCATTTCTTCAAGAGGGACAAACTACAGAATTATGCTGATGAATATTGCTGATGATAATAAAAAAGCAAATTTGACCAAG ATAATCGGAGACCTTGGTGGAAATGTTACTTCTGATGGAAGTGTAAGCACACACGTAGTCACAGGCAAAGTGAGGAAAACCTTGAATTTTTGTTCTGCTCTCTGCTCAGG AGCTTGGATACTGTTACCAAGTTGGTTGAAAGAAAGCTTCCGGAATGGCAAATTTATAG ATGAAATGCCATTTATTTTGAGGGATGAAGACTACGAACTGAAGTACAGAACTGAGCTTAAAGGGGCAGTTCTTAGAGCAAAAACATACCCCCAATCTCTGCTCAAGGGGTATGACATATGTCTTGCAGCTCATGTCCATCCTCCAGTTGGTACCTTATCAACCATTGTAAAATCTGCAGGAGGAAAT GTTATACATGGACTACATCAAGTGAAAGACGATTCTAAAACGATATTCGTTGCATGTGAAGAAGACATGGATGAAGCACTGTCAGCAGTTAAGAAGGGAATATGGACTTTCAGCAGTGACTGGTTTATGAACTGCATAATGAAACAAGAGCTTGACTTAGGAGCTCCTCAATTTGCAGAGTCCCTCTAA
- the LOC107771697 gene encoding uncharacterized protein LOC107771697 isoform X3 gives MLLMQIIGDLGGNVTSDGSVSTHVVTGKVRKTLNFCSALCSGAWILLPSWLKESFRNGKFIDEMPFILRDEDYELKYRTELKGAVLRAKTYPQSLLKGYDICLAAHVHPPVGTLSTIVKSAGGNVIHGLHQVKDDSKTIFVACEEDMDEALSAVKKGIWTFSSDWFMNCIMKQELDLGAPQFAESL, from the exons ATGCTGCTTATGCAGATAATCGGAGACCTTGGTGGAAATGTTACTTCTGATGGAAGTGTAAGCACACACGTAGTCACAGGCAAAGTGAGGAAAACCTTGAATTTTTGTTCTGCTCTCTGCTCAGG AGCTTGGATACTGTTACCAAGTTGGTTGAAAGAAAGCTTCCGGAATGGCAAATTTATAG ATGAAATGCCATTTATTTTGAGGGATGAAGACTACGAACTGAAGTACAGAACTGAGCTTAAAGGGGCAGTTCTTAGAGCAAAAACATACCCCCAATCTCTGCTCAAGGGGTATGACATATGTCTTGCAGCTCATGTCCATCCTCCAGTTGGTACCTTATCAACCATTGTAAAATCTGCAGGAGGAAAT GTTATACATGGACTACATCAAGTGAAAGACGATTCTAAAACGATATTCGTTGCATGTGAAGAAGACATGGATGAAGCACTGTCAGCAGTTAAGAAGGGAATATGGACTTTCAGCAGTGACTGGTTTATGAACTGCATAATGAAACAAGAGCTTGACTTAGGAGCTCCTCAATTTGCAGAGTCCCTCTAA
- the LOC107771700 gene encoding UPF0481 protein At3g47200-like, translating into MEKLKPTAAKRLLKDKLSIEQAYSSVEQDLVRARNCYSPSHFERYANDRDWCLMLFLDGCFIIEFIYSPTRLNMKKHDRDLVCRDLLLFENQLPFQVLDVLARAFGIDETSLRLVITDWFLFKQGLTISSYTIFDRVVYAILITSLTFPTPAPAHLLQSFRGLWIPSYFIVKKEEEEDDEEKKEDRAICEPLSVTELKKMGIRCSCSNNPRSLDSPVIQLKSFVLSGELFLPLLTIDEWTKTLLLNLVALEFLCREQDTTLGVWSYLNLMNMLIKGEEDVKELRARGILQLRSISSDQQVVDLLRYITARGAPNHRAYGHLERHIFTYSKSKMFPLRLLLAELKHRYFRGPWSFLVFLAVLFTVSMTVIQTVLTGIQTYK; encoded by the coding sequence ATGGAGAAGTTAAAACCGACAGCAGCAAAAAGACTACTTAAAGACAAGTTATCCATTGAGCAAGCGTACTCAAGTGTTGAACAGGACTTGGTAAGAGCTAGGAATTGTTACTCTCCTAGTCATTTCGAACGTTATGCTAACGACCGTGACTGGTGTCTGATGTTGTTCCTTGACGGCTGCTTTATTATTGAATTCATCTACAGTCCGACCAGGCTGAATATGAAGAAACATGATAGAGATTTGGTGTGTCGTGACCTTTTATTGTTCGAAAATCAATTGCCTTTCCAGGTTCTAGATGTGTTAGCACGCGCATTTGGAATTGACGAGACTTCTTTGCGACTGGTAATTACTGACTGGTTCCTCTTTAAGCAAGGGTTAACAATATCCTCTTATACTATTTTTGATCGTGTAGTGTACGCTATCTTAATTACATCCCTCACGTTCCCCACTCCAGCTCCTGCTCATCTTCTTCAAAGTTTTAGAGGCCTATGGATTCCTTCTTATTTTAtagtaaaaaaagaagaagaagaagatgatgaagaaaaaaaagaagatcgTGCTATTTGTGAACCTTTATCAGTCACAGAGCTGAAGAAAATGGGTATTCGCTGCAGTTGTTCAAATAACCCACGATCTCTTGACTCACCAGTCATCCAGCTTAAATCATTTGTGTTATCAGGAGAGTTGTTCCTTCCTCTACTAACTATCGACGAATGGACCAAGACCCTTTTATTAAACCTAGTTGCTTTAGAATTTTTATGCAGAGAACAAGATACAACCTTAGGGGTCTGGTCTTACTTGAATCTCATGAATATGTTGATTAAAGGAGAGGAAGATGTTAAGGAGCTGCGAGCCAGGGGCATACTCCAACTCAGATCCATTAGTAGTGACCAACAAGTGGTTGACCTGTTGAGATATATAACAGCACGTGGAGCGCCTAATCATCGAGCTTACGGGCATCTCGAACGACATATTTTTACTTACTCCAAAAGTAAAATGTTCCCTCTACGACTTCTccttgctgaacttaagcataggtACTTTCGTGGTCCCTGGAGTTTTCTTGTGTTTCTTGCTGTTCTCTTCACTGTCAGTATGACTGTAATTCAGACCGTCCTCACAGGAATTCAGACTTATAAATAG